A genomic region of Roseateles amylovorans contains the following coding sequences:
- a CDS encoding low temperature requirement protein A, with product MRSSLLRRPDPDGHAKVSFAELFFDLVFVFAVTQLSHTLIAHFSWAGVAQTLFLMLAVWWVWIFTSWVTNWLDPERVPVRICLFVFMLAGLVMSAALPRAFDDRALMFAGGYTAIQVGRTLFFLWAVRGGDRRLARNFHRIGVWLGFTAVLWLWGAWDDSLRVPLWITALSLEYLGPSMGFAVPGLGRSSTADWNVSGGHLAERCALFVIIALGESLLVTGATFADHPMTPTGIAAFVVSFVGSLAMWWLYFDTTNDLAAGRIAHSDDPGRLARLAYTYLHLPIVAGIIVNAAGDEFVLAHPGGATSVATAVCLLGGVGLFVLGVGLFKWSVVGRWPWSHAVALLPLAAAGWVATDWSPIATSALACTVVAAVAAWERHTRAACLPADAATR from the coding sequence ATGCGGTCCTCGCTGCTGCGACGCCCAGACCCGGACGGCCATGCCAAGGTGAGCTTCGCCGAGCTGTTCTTCGACCTGGTGTTTGTCTTCGCCGTCACCCAGCTCTCCCACACCCTGATCGCCCATTTTTCGTGGGCCGGCGTGGCCCAGACACTGTTCCTGATGCTGGCGGTCTGGTGGGTCTGGATCTTCACCTCCTGGGTCACCAATTGGCTGGACCCGGAACGCGTGCCAGTGAGGATCTGCCTGTTCGTGTTCATGCTGGCCGGCCTGGTGATGTCCGCCGCCTTGCCTCGCGCCTTCGACGACCGCGCCCTGATGTTCGCCGGCGGCTACACCGCGATCCAGGTCGGTCGCACGCTGTTCTTCCTTTGGGCGGTGCGAGGGGGCGACCGCCGGCTGGCGCGCAACTTCCATCGCATCGGCGTCTGGCTCGGCTTCACCGCAGTGCTCTGGCTGTGGGGTGCCTGGGACGACTCGCTGCGCGTGCCGCTCTGGATCACCGCGCTGTCGCTCGAATACCTCGGCCCGTCGATGGGCTTCGCGGTGCCGGGATTGGGACGTTCATCGACCGCAGACTGGAACGTCTCCGGCGGTCACCTCGCGGAACGGTGCGCCCTGTTCGTCATCATCGCGCTGGGCGAGTCGTTGCTGGTCACCGGCGCCACCTTCGCCGACCATCCGATGACGCCCACCGGCATCGCCGCCTTTGTCGTCTCCTTTGTCGGCAGCCTCGCGATGTGGTGGCTGTATTTCGACACCACCAATGACCTGGCCGCCGGCCGCATCGCCCACAGCGACGATCCGGGCCGCCTCGCCCGGCTGGCCTACACCTACCTGCATCTGCCGATCGTGGCCGGCATCATCGTCAACGCGGCGGGCGACGAGTTCGTGCTCGCCCATCCCGGCGGCGCGACCTCGGTGGCCACTGCCGTCTGCCTGCTGGGCGGGGTCGGTCTGTTCGTGCTGGGCGTGGGGCTGTTCAAGTGGTCGGTGGTGGGCCGATGGCCGTGGTCGCATGCGGTGGCGCTGCTGCCGCTGGCCGCTGCGGGCTGGGTTGCCACCGATTGGTCACCGATCGCCACCAGCGCGCTCGCCTGCACAGTGGTGGCGGCCGTGGCCGCGTGGGAGCGCCACACCCGCGCCGCCTGCCTGCCCGCCGATGCGGCGACGCGATGA
- a CDS encoding c-type cytochrome, giving the protein MDMTMWRFGAAALGLWMAAAAGATGAAADPGATGAAKAAGREALMRAAEPAPWSGPAEAASQTPPGSEAVRPLRPLRNDIGERVQACMLCHGEQGRATPDGYFPRLAGKPAGYLFNQLRHFRDGRRAHALMSGLLRHMTDDYLHEIAGYFAAQSLPYPPPVAIGLSPEDRRRAESLVRLGDPARRLPACADCHSAAMTGRQPAIPGLLGLPRDYLVAQLGAWRSGQRRANAPDCMADIARALKPDEIAAVASWLSIQPPGAEPAPPSSTPTALPCGGLSP; this is encoded by the coding sequence ATGGACATGACGATGTGGCGATTCGGCGCGGCGGCATTGGGCTTGTGGATGGCCGCTGCGGCTGGTGCAACGGGTGCAGCGGCTGACCCCGGGGCAACGGGTGCAGCGAAGGCGGCTGGGCGCGAGGCGCTGATGCGCGCCGCCGAGCCGGCGCCTTGGAGTGGGCCGGCCGAGGCGGCGAGCCAGACGCCGCCGGGCAGCGAGGCGGTGCGCCCGTTGCGGCCGCTGCGCAATGACATCGGCGAGCGAGTGCAGGCCTGCATGCTTTGCCACGGCGAGCAGGGCCGGGCGACGCCGGACGGCTACTTTCCCCGCCTCGCGGGCAAGCCGGCGGGCTACCTGTTCAATCAGCTCCGTCATTTCCGCGATGGTCGCCGCGCGCATGCGTTGATGAGCGGTCTGCTTCGCCACATGACCGACGACTATCTGCATGAAATCGCCGGCTACTTCGCCGCGCAGTCGTTGCCGTATCCGCCGCCGGTGGCCATCGGCCTGTCGCCGGAGGACCGTCGACGCGCAGAGTCGCTCGTGCGTCTGGGCGATCCGGCCCGCCGACTGCCGGCCTGCGCGGACTGCCACAGCGCGGCGATGACGGGGCGTCAGCCCGCCATCCCCGGATTGCTCGGCCTGCCGCGGGACTATCTGGTGGCTCAGTTGGGGGCCTGGCGCAGCGGCCAGCGCCGCGCCAACGCGCCGGACTGCATGGCGGACATCGCTCGCGCGTTGAAGCCCGATGAAATCGCGGCGGTGGCGAGTTGGCTGTCGATCCAGCCCCCAGGTGCCGAGCCCGCGCCACCCAGCAGCACGCCCACGGCGCTGCCCTGCGGAGGGCTGTCGCCATGA
- a CDS encoding c-type cytochrome: MRLRRVIGIGLGALALLGTLVVGAAWWREHGLASTASAASTTSVSSAPGASGPAPVAASASGMAAADVVSRGAYLARIGNCAGCHTARGGAPLAGGVPLGTRFGTLYSSNLTPDPETGLGRWSEDDFWAAMHHGRSREGRLLYPAFPYGSYTGLTREDSDAIFAWLRAQAPVRQAVPSHQLGWPYRWQTSLAVWRLLYFRPVDQATSTRQDDGLPSAQRSASMSDATVAARGRYLVEVLGHCAECHAPRNRLGALRDAPRLRGGWVGDEGWWAPSLADPQAAGLQDWREDEIAAWLRSGWSERGAALGPMADVVADSLQYLSDADAAAMARHLHQLPRETEAAPAFKAASPTQTDLGRRVYARHCADCHGEQGQGRRIDGAPAYPPLAGNRAVTLASPQNLLQMLAHGGYAPTTPAHPRPFGMPPLRQTLSEAEMAAVASYVRQSWGHRASLVTEQDVLKLR, translated from the coding sequence ATGAGGCTGCGCAGGGTGATCGGCATCGGGCTCGGCGCACTGGCCTTGCTGGGGACGCTCGTGGTGGGGGCGGCCTGGTGGCGTGAGCATGGCTTGGCATCTACGGCATCGGCTGCATCGACGACCTCTGTGTCCTCCGCCCCTGGCGCGTCCGGTCCTGCACCGGTCGCCGCGTCCGCATCGGGAATGGCCGCCGCAGACGTCGTGTCGCGTGGCGCCTACTTGGCTCGCATCGGCAACTGTGCTGGCTGCCACACCGCCCGTGGCGGCGCACCGCTGGCCGGTGGCGTACCGCTGGGCACACGCTTCGGCACGCTCTACAGCAGCAACCTGACGCCCGATCCCGAGACGGGCCTCGGGCGTTGGAGCGAGGATGACTTCTGGGCCGCGATGCACCACGGGCGCAGTCGCGAGGGCCGGCTGCTGTATCCGGCGTTTCCGTACGGCAGCTACACCGGGCTGACGCGCGAGGACAGCGATGCGATCTTCGCCTGGCTGCGTGCGCAGGCGCCGGTCCGACAGGCGGTGCCCTCGCATCAACTCGGCTGGCCCTACCGCTGGCAGACCAGCCTGGCGGTGTGGCGGCTGCTGTACTTTCGGCCGGTGGATCAGGCGACCTCGACCCGACAGGACGATGGCCTGCCATCGGCGCAGCGGTCGGCCTCGATGAGCGATGCCACCGTGGCCGCTCGAGGCCGTTATCTGGTGGAGGTGCTGGGCCACTGCGCCGAATGCCATGCGCCGCGCAACCGGCTGGGGGCGCTGCGGGATGCGCCACGGCTGCGTGGCGGCTGGGTGGGGGACGAGGGCTGGTGGGCGCCGTCGCTGGCGGATCCGCAGGCGGCGGGCCTGCAGGATTGGCGCGAGGACGAGATCGCGGCCTGGTTGCGGTCGGGCTGGTCCGAGCGGGGTGCGGCGCTCGGGCCGATGGCGGACGTCGTCGCCGACAGCCTGCAATACCTCAGCGATGCCGATGCCGCGGCGATGGCGCGCCATCTGCATCAGCTGCCGCGGGAGACCGAGGCGGCGCCCGCGTTCAAGGCCGCGTCGCCGACCCAGACGGATCTGGGCCGACGCGTCTACGCTCGCCACTGTGCCGACTGCCACGGCGAGCAGGGGCAGGGACGTCGCATCGACGGCGCGCCCGCCTATCCGCCGCTGGCCGGCAATCGGGCAGTCACGCTGGCGTCGCCGCAGAACCTGCTGCAGATGTTGGCCCATGGCGGTTATGCCCCGACCACGCCCGCCCATCCCCGGCCCTTCGGCATGCCGCCGCTGCGCCAGACGCTCAGCGAAGCCGAGATGGCGGCCGTGGCGAGCTATGTGCGGCAGTCCTGGGGCCATCGCGCATCGCTGGTGACCGAGCAGGACGTGCTCAAGCTGCGCTGA
- a CDS encoding Hsp20/alpha crystallin family protein codes for MYQRLFARDLFNDLDRFQREVSGLFDRNGTSAVRGAARGGYPALNVGLSPEAVEVYAFAPGLDPASITVDLDRGVLSLAGERASSLVAKEAPTEGAPAAKPFVHQNERFSGRFRRVVSLPDDIDPDQVQASYRDGVLRVSVKRRAPAQPRRIDIH; via the coding sequence ATGTATCAACGTCTGTTTGCCCGTGACCTGTTCAACGACCTCGACCGCTTCCAGCGCGAGGTGAGCGGCCTGTTCGACCGCAACGGCACCTCGGCGGTGCGTGGCGCTGCACGGGGTGGTTATCCCGCGCTGAATGTGGGTTTGTCGCCCGAGGCGGTGGAGGTGTATGCCTTCGCGCCGGGCCTGGATCCGGCGTCGATCACGGTGGACCTGGACCGCGGTGTCCTGAGCCTGGCCGGCGAGCGCGCCTCGTCGCTGGTCGCCAAGGAGGCGCCGACCGAGGGCGCGCCGGCTGCCAAGCCCTTCGTCCACCAGAACGAGCGCTTCTCGGGGCGTTTCCGCCGCGTGGTGAGCCTGCCGGACGACATCGATCCGGACCAGGTGCAGGCGAGCTATCGGGACGGTGTGCTGCGTGTCAGCGTGAAGCGTCGTGCGCCGGCCCAGCCGCGCCGCATCGACATTCACTGA
- a CDS encoding Hsp20/alpha crystallin family protein: MSTTAVSTPATTATARPATPASTATSASRSRDDFAMLPPVDVVEDAQGITLYADLPGVAREQLQLRVDGDQLVVEAEMRLDMPEGLRTSHAEVTSQHYRRTFQLSKELDADRISAELTQGVLQVRLPKAAHAQPRKIEVRLS, translated from the coding sequence ATGAGCACCACTGCTGTTTCGACCCCTGCCACCACCGCGACCGCCCGTCCTGCCACGCCCGCCTCGACGGCCACGAGCGCCAGCCGCAGCCGTGACGATTTCGCCATGCTGCCGCCGGTGGACGTGGTGGAGGATGCGCAAGGCATCACGCTGTATGCCGACCTGCCCGGCGTGGCCCGTGAGCAGCTGCAGCTGCGTGTGGATGGTGACCAACTGGTGGTCGAGGCCGAGATGCGGCTGGACATGCCCGAGGGCCTGCGCACCAGCCATGCGGAGGTCACCAGCCAGCACTACCGCCGCACCTTCCAGCTCAGCAAGGAGTTGGACGCCGACCGCATCAGCGCCGAGCTGACCCAAGGCGTGTTGCAGGTGCGACTGCCGAAGGCAGCGCATGCGCAGCCGCGCAAGATCGAAGTGCGCTTGAGCTGA
- a CDS encoding helix-turn-helix transcriptional regulator, translated as MRLKHMQFYGHFDARCDVAGFSIARMVALNPAHQVEPHEHEDGHFIVVLSGLYRSSARGVDTLLEPGGVLWNPPGTRHVDTFAGTGGRFLALSVKADLAQALGLADGGARRLLGATRQAALALAAQPLTSDLGGLLDAEETCQHLCLLTRGGPERGEALWQPGAERGEPLWLRRCMEQLLEECEQPLQLAALARTAGVHPVSMSRAFRRHYGISPGQLQRRAQLNRAAQRLKEGRPIAEVAASLGFADQSHFTRLFRAEYRCTPAAWREGFKTF; from the coding sequence ATGCGTTTGAAGCACATGCAGTTCTACGGCCATTTCGATGCGCGGTGCGACGTCGCCGGCTTCAGCATTGCCCGAATGGTGGCGCTCAATCCCGCACATCAGGTGGAACCGCATGAGCATGAGGACGGCCATTTCATCGTGGTGCTGTCAGGCCTCTACCGCAGCAGCGCCCGCGGCGTGGACACGCTGCTGGAGCCCGGCGGCGTGTTGTGGAATCCGCCGGGAACACGGCATGTGGATACCTTCGCGGGCACGGGTGGACGTTTTCTGGCGCTCAGCGTGAAGGCCGACCTCGCGCAGGCGCTCGGCTTGGCCGATGGCGGCGCCCGGCGGCTCCTGGGCGCCACGCGTCAGGCCGCGCTGGCGCTGGCGGCGCAGCCGCTGACCTCGGACCTGGGCGGCTTGCTGGACGCTGAGGAAACCTGCCAGCATCTTTGTCTGCTCACCCGCGGGGGACCCGAGCGGGGCGAAGCGTTGTGGCAGCCAGGCGCCGAACGCGGCGAGCCGCTGTGGCTGCGCCGGTGCATGGAGCAGTTGCTGGAGGAATGCGAGCAGCCGTTGCAGCTCGCGGCGCTGGCGCGGACGGCGGGCGTGCATCCCGTGTCCATGTCCAGGGCCTTCCGACGCCACTACGGCATCTCCCCCGGTCAGTTGCAGCGGCGCGCGCAGTTGAATCGCGCGGCGCAGCGCCTGAAAGAAGGTCGCCCGATCGCCGAGGTGGCAGCATCGCTGGGGTTCGCGGATCAGAGCCATTTCACCCGGCTGTTCCGAGCGGAATACCGCTGCACCCCCGCCGCCTGGCGTGAAGGGTTCAAAACGTTCTAG
- a CDS encoding serine hydrolase domain-containing protein: MNLLHCSRFVTGAAWRRWLSPWLVVPLLGACAVQPAAPPTPAPPPPPELLAQDRAALEALPGGTSVLLQRKGQAMVALYARGADAQTLHDTRSAGKSVTAMLVAAAVQDGFLRRDTPVFAELTDVSPFANDGPVKRGIVVEDLLTMSSALDCNDDQSESPGNEENMYPEPRWLRWAVDMPTRTVARDTQGLGPFAYCTAGVFLLGQVLERRVPKGLEAYAQRRLFAPLGIATWQWSRSPSGETMTGGGLRLRTRDWAALAQLLLRRGAGPDGAVLAPEQVAALLAVKRATPSGWEYGELFWRRDLELRCGRTSAWMMSGNGGNHVLVLPTLDAVAVVTRTHYNQRGMHQQSTDFLTALLDRHVCGGMPTQ, from the coding sequence ATGAACCTTCTCCACTGCTCTCGCTTCGTGACCGGCGCCGCATGGCGCCGATGGCTCTCGCCCTGGCTGGTCGTGCCACTCCTGGGGGCATGCGCCGTGCAGCCTGCCGCACCGCCAACGCCAGCGCCACCTCCACCGCCGGAGCTTCTCGCCCAGGACCGCGCCGCACTGGAGGCACTGCCAGGCGGGACCAGTGTGCTGCTGCAACGCAAGGGTCAGGCGATGGTGGCGTTGTACGCTCGCGGCGCGGACGCTCAGACGCTGCACGACACGCGTTCTGCCGGTAAATCCGTCACCGCCATGTTGGTGGCGGCAGCGGTGCAGGACGGGTTCCTGCGCCGCGACACGCCCGTGTTCGCCGAGCTCACGGATGTTTCCCCGTTCGCCAACGACGGGCCCGTCAAGCGCGGCATCGTGGTGGAGGATCTGCTCACGATGTCGTCCGCGCTGGACTGCAACGATGACCAGTCCGAGAGCCCGGGCAATGAAGAGAACATGTACCCGGAGCCGCGCTGGCTGCGCTGGGCGGTGGACATGCCCACGCGCACCGTGGCGCGTGACACCCAAGGGCTGGGACCCTTTGCGTATTGCACCGCCGGCGTGTTCCTGCTGGGTCAGGTGTTGGAACGACGGGTGCCGAAGGGGCTGGAGGCGTATGCGCAACGTCGGCTGTTCGCTCCGTTGGGGATTGCGACGTGGCAATGGTCGCGCTCGCCCAGTGGCGAGACGATGACCGGTGGCGGTCTGCGCTTGCGCACGCGTGATTGGGCCGCGCTGGCACAACTGCTGCTTCGACGCGGCGCGGGGCCGGACGGGGCCGTGCTGGCGCCCGAGCAAGTGGCTGCACTGTTGGCGGTCAAGCGGGCCACGCCCTCCGGTTGGGAGTACGGCGAGCTGTTCTGGCGGCGAGACCTCGAGCTGCGCTGCGGCCGTACGAGCGCCTGGATGATGTCGGGCAACGGCGGCAACCATGTGCTCGTTTTGCCCACGCTCGACGCGGTGGCCGTGGTCACGAGGACCCACTACAACCAGCGCGGCATGCACCAGCAGAGCACCGACTTCCTGACGGCATTGCTGGATCGGCATGTGTGCGGGGGCATGCCAACGCAGTGA
- a CDS encoding OsmC family protein, translating into MAHTYTAEIIWERGGRKFSDNLYSRKHTLRFDGGISIPGSSSPLVVPLPYSEPNAVDPEEALVSAISSCHMLWLLSIAARNGFIVDSYHDRAVGIMTPNERNKYWVSSVTLHPRILFSGDQMPSKAKIEAMHQEAHDECFIANSVKTDIQIRPQ; encoded by the coding sequence ATGGCGCACACCTACACGGCCGAAATCATTTGGGAACGCGGCGGACGGAAATTCAGCGACAACCTGTACAGCCGCAAACACACGCTGAGGTTTGATGGCGGGATCTCGATCCCAGGCTCATCATCACCTCTGGTCGTTCCTCTCCCCTATTCAGAGCCAAATGCCGTCGATCCAGAAGAGGCCCTCGTTTCCGCCATTTCGAGCTGCCATATGCTTTGGTTGCTCTCCATAGCAGCCAGAAACGGCTTCATCGTTGACTCGTACCACGACCGCGCCGTGGGCATCATGACGCCCAACGAACGAAACAAATACTGGGTTTCATCGGTCACGCTTCACCCGAGAATTCTCTTCTCTGGCGATCAAATGCCAAGCAAGGCGAAAATCGAAGCAATGCACCAGGAAGCCCATGATGAATGTTTCATCGCCAATTCGGTGAAAACTGACATCCAGATTCGTCCGCAATGA
- a CDS encoding VOC family protein, producing the protein MNQGVGVVGLYVRDQEEALAFYVGKLGFRVHTDVGTGDYRWLTVQFPDQPSFQLGLFVPGPPALDAQTAQTMRALVAKGAMPPLVFTVSDCRASYDKLRADGVEFTQEPIDRYGTVDAGFRDPSGNGWKMIQARD; encoded by the coding sequence ATGAATCAAGGCGTAGGCGTGGTCGGGCTGTACGTCCGCGACCAAGAGGAAGCGCTGGCGTTCTATGTCGGGAAGCTCGGTTTCCGCGTCCACACGGACGTCGGCACCGGCGATTACCGCTGGCTCACGGTGCAGTTTCCGGATCAGCCGTCGTTTCAATTGGGTCTCTTTGTGCCCGGGCCGCCTGCCCTGGATGCCCAGACGGCGCAGACGATGCGAGCACTGGTCGCCAAGGGCGCAATGCCTCCGTTGGTGTTCACCGTCAGCGACTGTCGCGCCTCATACGACAAGCTGCGGGCGGACGGCGTTGAATTCACCCAGGAGCCGATCGACCGCTACGGCACCGTCGATGCGGGCTTCCGCGATCCCTCGGGCAATGGCTGGAAAATGATTCAGGCAAGAGACTAA
- a CDS encoding helix-turn-helix domain-containing protein: MSTDLALQDPDLLRRLLRAKDHLDAASHEAWPVHRLAQISGVSEAHFARSFKQAFGTPPHRYQLTRRIERATALLRETERSITEIAFATGWQSLGTFSRTFRDITGDSPSAMRASARKSLLSQGRVPVCFVQAAQRPDLHTAVSEKRRLGIDATNSLLQRKESP; encoded by the coding sequence ATGAGCACCGACCTTGCTCTCCAGGATCCCGACCTGCTGCGCCGGCTGCTGCGCGCCAAGGATCACCTGGACGCTGCCTCGCATGAGGCGTGGCCCGTACATCGCTTGGCGCAAATCAGTGGCGTGTCAGAAGCGCACTTCGCTCGGTCGTTCAAGCAGGCGTTTGGCACTCCGCCTCACCGTTATCAATTGACGCGGCGCATCGAACGCGCCACCGCACTGCTGCGCGAGACCGAACGGTCAATCACCGAGATCGCCTTCGCTACCGGTTGGCAGAGTCTGGGCACCTTCAGCCGGACGTTCCGAGACATCACCGGCGACAGCCCGAGCGCCATGCGGGCAAGCGCGAGGAAATCACTCCTCTCTCAGGGTCGAGTTCCAGTCTGCTTCGTCCAGGCGGCGCAACGACCTGACCTCCACACAGCAGTTTCGGAGAAGCGTCGGCTCGGCATTGACGCTACAAACAGCCTTCTTCAGCGAAAGGAGTCTCCATGA
- a CDS encoding DUF5063 domain-containing protein gives MQALQPTQLGEFVELACGYCQWCEGQSLGIDPEAQAARWLALLYASALSLPRVGGEYGSDLPELPPETLARAESNLARFFGWYYRAWSDPDPAAQEAPGMGDLGDDLLDVYTDLKRGLVLFEAGMVDDALWHWSFLHRIHWGRHAVHALGALHGMHVSKGESV, from the coding sequence ATGCAGGCATTGCAACCGACCCAGTTGGGTGAGTTCGTCGAGCTTGCCTGCGGCTACTGCCAGTGGTGCGAAGGGCAGTCGCTCGGCATTGACCCTGAGGCCCAGGCAGCTCGCTGGCTGGCGCTGCTCTATGCCTCCGCGTTGAGCCTTCCACGAGTGGGCGGCGAGTACGGCAGCGATCTTCCAGAATTGCCGCCCGAGACCTTGGCCCGGGCAGAAAGCAACCTCGCGCGCTTCTTCGGCTGGTACTACCGAGCGTGGTCAGATCCGGATCCGGCCGCTCAAGAAGCGCCCGGCATGGGTGATCTGGGAGACGACCTGCTCGACGTCTACACGGACCTCAAGCGGGGCCTGGTCCTGTTCGAAGCGGGAATGGTCGACGATGCGCTCTGGCACTGGTCGTTTCTCCACCGGATCCATTGGGGACGACATGCCGTCCATGCGTTGGGCGCGCTGCATGGCATGCATGTGTCGAAGGGCGAGTCCGTTTAG
- a CDS encoding DUF2199 domain-containing protein, with the protein MTDASFSCSTCGQVHRGLPTDFGFRLPDEVHALDYLERYARCRSNADLCTVDESRYFIRGFLPLPLTEQDDDFCWGIWAEVDRATHDHYVAGFDGGPLLGTTARGTLANTIPGYEETSGLPVRIEFQDAGSRPKFLLTDDVTHALAHEQRGGISDKRHHDILEAVGHFKVDRED; encoded by the coding sequence ATGACCGATGCTTCCTTTTCATGCTCGACCTGCGGCCAAGTCCACCGCGGCCTTCCTACCGACTTTGGATTTCGGCTCCCCGACGAAGTTCACGCCCTGGACTATCTCGAGCGCTACGCCAGATGCCGCAGCAACGCCGACCTCTGCACCGTTGACGAGTCGCGATACTTCATTCGAGGATTTCTCCCCTTGCCGCTCACCGAGCAGGACGACGACTTCTGCTGGGGCATCTGGGCCGAAGTGGACCGCGCGACGCATGACCACTATGTCGCGGGTTTCGATGGGGGGCCTCTGCTGGGCACCACCGCCAGGGGGACGCTCGCCAACACGATTCCCGGCTACGAGGAAACCAGCGGCTTGCCGGTGCGGATCGAGTTCCAGGATGCTGGCAGCCGTCCCAAGTTCCTGTTGACTGACGATGTGACGCACGCACTCGCGCACGAACAGCGAGGCGGCATCAGCGACAAGCGGCACCACGACATCCTTGAGGCGGTCGGCCATTTCAAGGTGGACCGTGAGGACTGA